A genomic window from Clostridium aceticum includes:
- the cobI gene encoding precorrin-2 C(20)-methyltransferase — MKGKLYGIGVGPGDPELLTLKAVKVLKEADLVICPKGKKEEDSIALKIAKEHVNPAAETKALVFPMVYCQETLESHWNENINIISDALDKGKKVVFLTLGDALLYSTYIYILKALKEKNYDIETIPGITSFSATASRVNLPLTEGDETLTILPLIKEEEKVENILSISDNLVVLKASHDPKGLAEKLRKQGLENNFVMISKCGHADEKITRDIRDLEEEKVPYLSTIIIKKGEGFHD; from the coding sequence ATGAAGGGAAAGTTATATGGAATAGGTGTAGGACCAGGAGATCCTGAGTTATTAACCTTAAAAGCAGTGAAAGTATTGAAGGAAGCAGATCTTGTTATTTGTCCAAAGGGAAAAAAAGAAGAAGATAGTATTGCATTAAAGATTGCAAAGGAGCATGTAAACCCAGCAGCAGAAACAAAGGCTTTGGTCTTTCCTATGGTTTACTGTCAAGAGACATTGGAAAGTCATTGGAATGAAAATATTAACATCATATCTGATGCTTTAGATAAAGGAAAAAAGGTAGTATTTTTAACTTTAGGAGATGCTTTATTATACAGTACTTATATTTATATACTAAAAGCATTAAAAGAAAAAAATTATGATATTGAGACTATACCTGGCATTACATCCTTTAGTGCCACCGCCAGCAGGGTGAACCTGCCCTTGACAGAGGGTGACGAAACATTAACTATTCTTCCTTTAATTAAAGAAGAGGAAAAGGTTGAAAATATTTTAAGTATTTCTGATAACTTAGTGGTGTTAAAAGCATCCCATGACCCTAAGGGTTTAGCGGAAAAATTAAGGAAGCAAGGTTTAGAAAATAACTTTGTTATGATATCTAAATGTGGACATGCTGACGAAAAAATTACTAGAGATATAAGAGACTTAGAAGAGGAAAAAGTCCCTTACTTATCAACGATTATTATCAAAAAAGGAGAGGGTTTTCATGACTAA
- the cobM gene encoding precorrin-4 C(11)-methyltransferase, with amino-acid sequence MTNVYFIGAGPGDPELITLKGHKKIQEADVIIYAGSLVNPEVLGNRKETAEVHNSASMTLPEVIEVIEKAVKEGKTVARVHTGDPSIYGAIREQIDLLEKQAITYEVIPGVSSFVASAAQLKKEFTLPEVSQTVILTRMEGRTPVPARESLASLASHQTSMAIFLSVQAIEKVVEELLTAYPLNTPVAVVQKATWSDQQIVEGTLENIAQKVKDAGIKKTAQILVGNFLGNEYALSKLYDENFTHEYRKGKE; translated from the coding sequence ATGACTAATGTCTATTTTATAGGAGCTGGACCAGGAGATCCAGAACTAATTACCCTAAAGGGACACAAAAAAATTCAAGAAGCAGATGTAATTATCTATGCTGGATCTTTGGTAAACCCAGAAGTATTGGGAAATAGAAAAGAAACCGCAGAAGTGCATAATAGTGCATCTATGACCTTGCCAGAAGTAATAGAGGTAATAGAAAAAGCGGTTAAAGAAGGAAAAACTGTTGCAAGAGTACATACAGGAGATCCAAGTATTTATGGAGCCATTAGAGAGCAGATAGATCTTTTAGAGAAGCAAGCCATCACTTATGAGGTGATTCCCGGTGTCAGTTCCTTTGTTGCTTCAGCAGCTCAGCTGAAAAAGGAATTTACATTACCGGAAGTTTCCCAAACGGTAATTTTGACAAGGATGGAGGGAAGAACCCCTGTTCCAGCAAGAGAAAGCCTTGCATCTTTAGCCAGCCACCAAACCTCTATGGCGATTTTTTTGTCAGTACAAGCTATAGAGAAAGTAGTAGAAGAGCTATTAACAGCATATCCTTTAAACACACCAGTGGCAGTAGTACAAAAAGCTACTTGGTCAGATCAGCAAATTGTTGAGGGAACCTTAGAGAACATTGCTCAGAAGGTAAAAGATGCAGGAATTAAAAAGACAGCTCAGATTTTAGTAGGAAATTTCTTGGGAAATGAGTACGCTCTTTCTAAATTATACGATGAGAACTTTACCCATGAATATAGAAAAGGTAAAGAGTAA
- the cbiG gene encoding cobalt-precorrin 5A hydrolase, producing MKVAILTVTKGGRALGLQLKSHLPQSQLYVLPKFYEGEEGIYPIDPDLKTLVGEIFHTVDQLIFIMATGIVVRHIAPHLRDKRQDPGVLVIDEKGTNVISLLSGHIGGANSFTLKIADLLGANPVITTASDVRETMAVDTLAQSLGCRITDWQLTKKITAHIVNGGKVGIYWDKSFSIKLPESYENLEKFDDLYHQTYGIYVGNRCITLQGSNLLQLYTQNIVIGIGCRRGIDAATILEEIKSSLKEVGKRIESLKKLVTVDVKKDEEGLLEAARILNIPLEIIERQKIAEVEGLFQASSFVKETIGVGSVSEPCAYLGSGGGNLILKKRKNQGVTISIAEEEEGR from the coding sequence ATGAAAGTAGCTATTTTAACTGTAACAAAAGGGGGAAGGGCATTAGGATTGCAGTTAAAAAGTCACCTTCCCCAAAGCCAGTTGTATGTGCTTCCTAAGTTTTATGAAGGGGAAGAAGGCATTTATCCTATAGACCCCGACTTAAAAACTTTAGTAGGAGAAATTTTTCATACAGTAGATCAGTTGATTTTTATTATGGCTACAGGCATTGTTGTTAGGCACATTGCCCCTCATTTAAGAGATAAAAGGCAAGATCCTGGGGTATTGGTAATAGACGAGAAGGGCACAAATGTCATCAGTTTATTATCAGGACATATTGGTGGAGCCAACAGTTTTACCCTTAAGATAGCTGATTTGTTGGGGGCAAATCCCGTCATAACTACAGCATCAGACGTTAGAGAAACAATGGCAGTGGATACCTTAGCACAAAGCTTAGGCTGTAGGATTACTGATTGGCAGTTAACAAAGAAAATAACCGCTCACATCGTTAATGGTGGGAAGGTGGGTATTTATTGGGATAAATCTTTTTCTATAAAGCTCCCAGAAAGCTATGAAAACTTAGAGAAATTTGATGACCTTTATCATCAGACCTATGGCATCTATGTTGGAAACCGATGCATAACGTTACAAGGAAGTAACCTTCTACAGTTGTATACGCAAAATATAGTTATAGGGATTGGTTGTAGGAGAGGTATTGATGCAGCAACGATTTTGGAGGAGATAAAAAGCTCCCTGAAAGAAGTAGGTAAGAGAATAGAAAGCCTTAAGAAATTAGTAACAGTAGACGTAAAAAAGGATGAAGAAGGGTTACTAGAAGCTGCTAGGATACTAAATATTCCTTTGGAAATTATTGAAAGACAGAAAATAGCAGAGGTAGAGGGTTTGTTTCAGGCCTCCTCCTTTGTAAAAGAAACTATTGGTGTGGGATCTGTTAGCGAACCCTGTGCTTATTTAGGTAGTGGTGGAGGAAACTTGATCTTAAAGAAAAGAAAAAATCAAGGTGTGACTATCTCAATAGCTGAAGAGGAAGAAGGGAGATAA
- the cobJ gene encoding precorrin-3B C(17)-methyltransferase, which translates to MGKVFVIGIGPGEENYMAPAAKEGIISSDVIIGYKTYIDLIRPFTEGKKVIDSGMKKEIERCNLAVDLAEEGATVALVSSGDPGIYGMAGALLEVKHERKSPIEVEVIPGVTAVSAAAAVLGAPLMHDFAVISLSDLLTDWEVIKKRLALAGEGDFVIALYNPKSKGRVTQIEEARNILLQHRKSTTPVGIVRNARRQGEEMVITTLEEMLTHPIDMFTMVIIGNSNTLVQDGKMVTPRGYHL; encoded by the coding sequence ATGGGAAAAGTATTTGTAATTGGTATAGGACCTGGAGAAGAAAACTACATGGCCCCGGCTGCTAAGGAAGGAATTATCTCCAGTGACGTTATTATAGGGTATAAAACCTATATAGATTTAATACGCCCCTTCACAGAAGGGAAAAAAGTTATTGATAGTGGTATGAAGAAAGAGATAGAAAGGTGCAACCTAGCTGTTGATTTAGCTGAAGAGGGAGCTACAGTTGCTCTAGTAAGCAGTGGAGACCCTGGTATCTATGGTATGGCAGGAGCTCTATTGGAGGTAAAGCATGAGAGAAAAAGCCCCATAGAGGTTGAAGTAATTCCAGGAGTGACAGCTGTCAGCGCAGCGGCAGCAGTGTTGGGGGCTCCCTTAATGCATGATTTTGCAGTAATTAGTCTAAGTGATCTATTGACAGACTGGGAAGTTATTAAAAAGCGACTTGCCTTAGCAGGAGAAGGAGACTTTGTTATAGCTCTTTATAATCCTAAAAGCAAAGGAAGAGTTACACAGATAGAGGAAGCTAGAAATATATTGCTGCAGCATAGAAAAAGCACCACACCGGTGGGCATTGTTCGAAATGCAAGACGTCAAGGAGAAGAAATGGTCATTACTACATTAGAAGAAATGTTAACGCATCCCATCGACATGTTTACTATGGTGATCATTGGTAACAGCAATACCCTTGTTCAAGACGGAAAAATGGTTACACCTAGAGGATATCATCTATGA
- a CDS encoding cobalt-precorrin-6A reductase — translation MILALCGTSEGRELVEKLLEKKLEVIATVTTTYGGQLLKKGFQVEVLEEKLDKDKMKELIEKKNIQQVVDITHPYAENISRLAMEVCREKKLFYFRYERPETQCYEEEGKKLYWANDFYHAANVAKDFEGKIFLTIGSNQLPIFTKEIEVNKLVARVLPLSSVIKGCEDQGFTPDNLIAMKGPFNKELNKQMFKAYEAAVVVTKDSGKAGGTEEKIAAAKELNIPVILVKKPSIAYGEVDHDIDALVNKITSIYSK, via the coding sequence ATGATTCTAGCTTTATGTGGTACTAGTGAAGGAAGAGAACTGGTGGAAAAGCTTCTTGAAAAAAAACTTGAAGTAATAGCCACTGTTACCACCACTTACGGAGGTCAATTATTAAAAAAGGGTTTTCAGGTGGAGGTGCTAGAAGAAAAGTTAGATAAAGATAAGATGAAAGAGCTAATTGAAAAAAAAAATATTCAGCAGGTAGTAGATATTACCCATCCTTATGCTGAAAATATTTCTAGACTGGCGATGGAGGTATGTAGAGAAAAAAAGCTTTTTTATTTTCGCTATGAACGACCAGAAACCCAGTGCTATGAAGAAGAAGGCAAGAAGCTATATTGGGCCAATGATTTTTATCACGCAGCAAATGTGGCAAAGGATTTTGAAGGAAAAATTTTCTTGACAATAGGAAGCAATCAACTTCCTATTTTTACAAAAGAAATAGAAGTAAATAAGCTGGTGGCTAGAGTGCTACCTTTATCTTCTGTGATTAAGGGTTGTGAGGATCAAGGCTTTACACCGGATAATCTTATTGCTATGAAGGGTCCCTTCAATAAAGAATTAAACAAGCAAATGTTTAAAGCCTATGAAGCTGCTGTTGTGGTTACAAAGGATAGCGGGAAAGCAGGAGGAACGGAAGAAAAAATTGCTGCTGCCAAGGAATTAAACATTCCTGTTATACTAGTAAAAAAACCTTCTATAGCTTATGGAGAAGTTGATCATGATATAGACGCATTGGTGAATAAAATTACCTCTATTTACTCAAAATAA
- a CDS encoding sigma factor G inhibitor Gin, with amino-acid sequence MTEELQCYICDDETSTGILLLNQYICRNCEEELVNTPVEQLKYEIFRRKIKDIWRQFLQEA; translated from the coding sequence ATGACAGAAGAATTACAATGTTATATATGTGATGACGAAACCAGTACAGGTATTCTTCTATTAAACCAATATATATGTAGAAATTGTGAAGAAGAATTGGTGAATACACCAGTGGAGCAACTTAAATACGAAATATTTAGAAGAAAAATAAAAGATATTTGGAGACAATTTTTACAAGAAGCTTAA
- a CDS encoding aminotransferase class I/II-fold pyridoxal phosphate-dependent enzyme: protein MKQTPLLDKLLRLQEENLTSFHVPGHKNGKIFNKINYKNFKEVLPNIDTTEIIGTDYLHNPKEVIKKAQDRAREVFKSEATFFLVNGSTSGIYSMIMAATSPGDKIIVARNCHQSVINATILGDLTPIYLYPEVDVYRGMALGVLPGEVKKRLLEHPDAKAVVITYPTYDGFASDLKEIAKIVHQHEKVLLVDEAHGAHLGLSEKLPMTALECGADAVVQSTHKTLPAFTQSSMLHIQGNRVDVEKLKFMLKLHQSSSPSYLLMASLDLAVTIYEDRGRQLMQELLEHIENFKNKVKKMGQVTFLEDVVMGKDSIKAIDSTKLWISMQQNKINGHYLEKELRNQYNIQMELSNRYGILGITSIANDEEDFQKLYDALKGISKQEGEETLQKFPFFSYVLPKQIFTPKEALYKEKKQVPLEKSKGYVSGEYLIPYPPGIPILVPGEVIEEEVILHARSMVKNGMKVLGLKDHQWKTIEVLV, encoded by the coding sequence TTGAAACAAACACCACTTTTAGATAAATTATTAAGATTACAAGAAGAAAATTTAACCTCTTTTCATGTACCAGGGCATAAAAATGGTAAAATATTTAACAAAATTAATTATAAAAATTTTAAAGAAGTTTTACCTAATATAGATACAACAGAAATTATAGGAACAGATTATCTCCACAATCCAAAGGAAGTCATTAAAAAAGCTCAAGATAGAGCCAGGGAAGTTTTTAAAAGTGAGGCTACCTTTTTTTTAGTGAATGGCAGTACTTCTGGTATTTATAGCATGATCATGGCAGCAACATCTCCAGGGGATAAGATCATTGTGGCAAGAAATTGTCATCAATCTGTTATTAATGCAACAATTTTGGGAGACTTAACCCCCATATATCTATACCCTGAAGTAGATGTCTATAGGGGAATGGCCTTAGGCGTTTTACCAGGGGAGGTAAAGAAGAGATTATTAGAACATCCCGATGCCAAGGCTGTGGTAATTACTTACCCTACTTATGATGGATTTGCTAGTGATCTAAAAGAAATAGCAAAAATTGTTCACCAACATGAAAAAGTTTTATTGGTAGATGAGGCTCATGGTGCACATCTGGGACTAAGCGAAAAACTACCTATGACAGCTTTGGAATGTGGAGCAGATGCAGTAGTACAAAGCACCCACAAGACATTACCAGCCTTCACACAAAGTTCTATGCTCCATATACAGGGAAATAGAGTAGACGTAGAGAAACTGAAATTTATGCTAAAGCTGCATCAAAGCAGCAGTCCTTCCTATTTATTAATGGCTTCCTTAGACTTAGCTGTCACAATTTATGAGGATAGAGGAAGGCAATTGATGCAGGAGCTCCTTGAACATATAGAAAACTTTAAAAACAAAGTCAAAAAGATGGGACAAGTGACTTTTTTAGAGGATGTAGTAATGGGTAAAGATTCTATAAAAGCAATAGATAGTACAAAACTTTGGATAAGCATGCAACAAAACAAAATCAATGGTCATTACCTAGAAAAAGAGCTTCGAAATCAATATAATATTCAAATGGAATTATCCAATAGGTATGGTATACTAGGCATCACTTCTATTGCCAATGACGAAGAAGACTTTCAAAAGCTGTATGATGCATTGAAGGGAATTTCAAAGCAAGAAGGTGAAGAAACCCTACAAAAGTTCCCCTTTTTTTCATATGTTTTGCCTAAACAAATTTTTACCCCTAAGGAAGCTCTTTATAAAGAAAAGAAGCAGGTGCCTTTGGAGAAAAGCAAGGGGTATGTTAGTGGAGAATATCTTATTCCTTACCCTCCAGGTATACCGATATTAGTTCCGGGAGAAGTTATTGAGGAAGAAGTCATTCTACACGCTAGGTCTATGGTAAAAAATGGAATGAAAGTATTAGGATTAAAGGATCATCAGTGGAAAACCATTGAGGTTTTAGTATAA
- the tmk gene encoding dTMP kinase — protein sequence MKKGLFISVEGLDGAGKSTQMQYMKTFFEGKGLEVLITREPGGTIIGEKIRGIILDKEYKEMAATTEALLYAASRAQHVTELILPALGEGKVVLCDRFVDSSIAYQGVGRQLGHHAIKSINDFATQGLVPSLTIFFDIAPEITLQRISTKEVDRLEQEKIDFHKAVYNAYIDLAKQHPSRIKIIKADRNIEGIKEDVEKLLIKMMEEGIL from the coding sequence ATGAAAAAGGGTTTATTTATATCTGTAGAGGGATTAGACGGGGCAGGGAAGAGCACTCAAATGCAATATATGAAGACCTTTTTTGAAGGGAAAGGTTTAGAGGTACTGATCACAAGAGAACCGGGGGGAACTATAATAGGAGAGAAGATAAGGGGGATTATATTAGATAAGGAGTATAAAGAAATGGCGGCTACAACAGAGGCACTTTTATATGCTGCTTCTAGGGCACAACATGTGACAGAACTTATCTTACCTGCCCTAGGAGAAGGTAAGGTAGTATTATGTGATAGATTTGTGGATTCTAGCATTGCTTATCAAGGGGTAGGCCGACAATTAGGACATCATGCTATAAAAAGCATAAATGATTTTGCTACTCAAGGTTTAGTACCCAGCCTAACAATATTTTTTGATATTGCCCCAGAGATTACTTTACAACGAATTAGTACGAAAGAAGTAGATCGACTAGAGCAAGAAAAGATAGATTTCCATAAAGCTGTATACAATGCCTATATCGATTTAGCAAAGCAACATCCGTCTAGAATAAAAATAATAAAGGCTGATAGAAATATTGAAGGGATTAAAGAAGATGTAGAAAAATTATTAATAAAGATGATGGAGGAGGGGATTTTATGA
- a CDS encoding cyclic-di-AMP receptor: MKLVVAIVHDEDAARLMEELTNNNFRMTKLATTGGFLRAGNTTLLVGTEDEEVDRVISIIKDNCESRKEMVASPAPVSGPAGIFIPYPIEVMVGGATVFVIDVEKYVKL, translated from the coding sequence ATGAAGTTAGTCGTGGCTATTGTCCATGATGAAGATGCAGCACGACTTATGGAGGAACTAACTAACAATAATTTTAGGATGACTAAACTAGCTACTACAGGTGGTTTTTTAAGGGCAGGAAATACTACGCTTTTAGTAGGTACGGAGGACGAAGAGGTAGATCGAGTAATAAGCATTATAAAAGACAATTGTGAGTCAAGAAAAGAAATGGTAGCATCCCCTGCACCGGTTTCAGGTCCAGCAGGTATTTTTATACCCTACCCTATAGAGGTCATGGTAGGGGGAGCAACGGTTTTTGTTATAGATGTAGAGAAGTATGTTAAGCTATAG
- the holB gene encoding DNA polymerase III subunit delta' has product MVFEAVLGQEKLMKNFEKTLEQNELSHAYLIEGEKGLGKRSVALQMAKGICCRSIGQKPCNQCISCKKLDHNSHPEVVWIEEETSIKIEVVRNLQKNLQMKPYEGSRKVYIICDADKMTLQAQNALLKTLEEPPEYVTIILLTANSNSLLPTVTSRCQRLKLLPVALEKIEKYLVEKKNLDSKQAKVIASLSKGIPGRGLQLLEDEVFQQRRKRVIKLTRDLVDKKIIYLLENIQDLYEEKQFIEEILELMIGWYRDLLLYKHTNKEAFIINVDEIEEIMYQSSRLSLENIKEMIFIIDEAKNNLRSNVSFQLNLETMLLQLKKKAN; this is encoded by the coding sequence ATGGTTTTTGAGGCTGTATTAGGACAGGAAAAACTTATGAAAAACTTCGAAAAAACATTAGAGCAAAATGAATTGTCTCATGCATATTTAATAGAGGGTGAAAAAGGGCTAGGAAAAAGAAGCGTTGCTCTACAAATGGCAAAGGGGATATGTTGTAGATCTATTGGCCAGAAACCCTGTAATCAGTGCATTAGTTGTAAAAAGTTAGACCATAACAGCCATCCGGAGGTAGTTTGGATTGAGGAGGAAACTTCTATAAAAATAGAAGTCGTAAGAAACTTACAAAAGAACCTTCAGATGAAACCCTACGAGGGTAGTAGAAAAGTATATATTATTTGTGATGCAGATAAAATGACTCTACAGGCACAAAATGCTCTTCTGAAAACCTTAGAAGAGCCACCGGAATATGTCACGATTATTCTTTTGACTGCCAATAGCAATAGTTTATTACCTACTGTTACCTCCAGATGTCAAAGGCTAAAACTATTGCCAGTAGCACTGGAAAAGATAGAGAAATACTTAGTAGAGAAAAAAAACCTAGATAGCAAGCAAGCAAAAGTGATCGCTTCTCTTTCTAAAGGTATTCCAGGTAGAGGGTTACAACTGTTGGAGGATGAAGTTTTTCAACAGCGAAGAAAAAGAGTAATAAAGCTAACCAGAGATCTTGTTGACAAGAAAATTATTTATTTATTAGAAAATATTCAAGATCTTTATGAGGAAAAACAATTTATTGAAGAAATATTAGAGTTAATGATAGGATGGTATAGGGACCTCCTTTTATACAAGCACACCAACAAAGAGGCCTTTATTATAAATGTAGACGAGATAGAAGAGATCATGTATCAAAGTAGCAGACTTTCTTTAGAAAATATAAAAGAAATGATTTTTATTATAGATGAAGCAAAAAATAATTTAAGAAGCAATGTGAGTTTCCAGCTAAACTTAGAAACCATGCTATTACAACTGAAGAAAAAAGCAAATTAA
- a CDS encoding PSP1 domain-containing protein yields the protein MVTVVGVRFKKAGKIYYFNPKDINIQKNNCVIVETARGIEFGEVVVGPKEVSEEEIVAPLKDVIRVVTEEDQQQHFENKQKEKEALEVCLEKISNHQLDMKLIDVEYTFDNNKVIFYFTADGRVDFRELVKDLAAIFKTRIELRQIGVRDESKMLGGIGTCGKPLCCATWLGDFEPVSIKMAKEQSLSLNPTKISGICGRLFCCLKYEHDMYQEIFEKLPGIGSIVQTPYGEGIVIETNVLLEKVKVKIKNLQENTEELKLCSMEEVTKIKEKRSLKEQLEVVEELQGNLNEELKELED from the coding sequence ATGGTAACAGTTGTAGGCGTGCGGTTTAAAAAAGCAGGCAAAATCTATTATTTTAACCCTAAAGACATTAACATACAAAAAAATAACTGCGTTATTGTAGAGACCGCAAGAGGTATAGAGTTTGGAGAAGTGGTAGTTGGCCCTAAAGAGGTTTCCGAAGAAGAAATCGTAGCACCCCTAAAGGATGTTATCAGGGTGGTAACAGAGGAAGATCAACAACAACACTTTGAAAACAAACAAAAAGAAAAGGAAGCCCTTGAAGTATGCTTAGAAAAAATATCTAACCATCAATTAGACATGAAATTAATTGATGTAGAATATACCTTTGATAATAATAAAGTAATCTTTTATTTTACTGCTGATGGCAGAGTGGACTTTAGAGAGCTGGTAAAGGATTTAGCTGCTATTTTCAAAACCCGTATAGAATTAAGACAAATCGGGGTTCGAGATGAATCTAAAATGTTAGGGGGTATAGGTACCTGTGGCAAACCCCTTTGCTGTGCAACCTGGCTAGGAGATTTTGAGCCGGTATCTATCAAAATGGCCAAGGAGCAAAGTCTTTCTTTGAATCCTACAAAAATCTCAGGTATTTGCGGAAGGCTTTTTTGTTGTCTGAAATACGAACACGATATGTATCAAGAAATATTTGAAAAACTACCAGGTATTGGTTCTATCGTACAAACTCCTTATGGAGAAGGGATTGTCATAGAAACCAATGTACTACTGGAAAAAGTAAAGGTAAAAATAAAAAACCTCCAAGAAAACACAGAGGAATTAAAGCTTTGTAGTATGGAGGAAGTCACAAAAATCAAAGAAAAACGTAGCTTGAAGGAGCAACTAGAGGTTGTAGAAGAATTACAGGGTAACCTTAATGAAGAGTTAAAAGAATTGGAGGACTAA
- a CDS encoding peroxiredoxin family protein has product MLKNKWFVFIMIFIFVLSVLGGCNRKTEETIEENPSVVEKEEAEEEAIPIDSSEEENSLQRILASRPGILAFWVSWNEESKQQLEILENVYKLVEEDVAVLGIHATTFDTMSKEEVFKDLEDYTFEMLLDEEGEIQETYYVGNFPTIVFLDKEGKVVYSYTTLVEEDAILEKLTLLLESL; this is encoded by the coding sequence ATGTTAAAAAACAAATGGTTTGTTTTTATAATGATATTTATTTTTGTCCTCTCTGTACTAGGGGGATGCAATAGAAAAACAGAAGAAACAATAGAAGAAAACCCTTCTGTTGTGGAAAAAGAAGAGGCAGAAGAAGAGGCAATACCTATTGATTCTTCTGAAGAAGAGAACTCTCTTCAAAGGATCTTAGCCAGTAGACCAGGGATTTTAGCTTTTTGGGTCTCATGGAATGAAGAATCTAAGCAACAATTGGAGATACTAGAAAATGTATATAAGCTGGTAGAGGAGGATGTTGCTGTTCTAGGAATTCATGCCACAACATTTGATACAATGTCTAAAGAAGAGGTTTTCAAGGATCTGGAAGATTACACCTTTGAAATGTTACTAGACGAAGAAGGAGAAATACAAGAAACCTACTATGTAGGTAATTTTCCTACAATAGTCTTTTTAGATAAAGAAGGAAAAGTGGTTTATTCCTACACAACCTTAGTAGAAGAGGATGCTATTTTAGAGAAGTTAACCCTCCTATTAGAAAGTTTATAA
- a CDS encoding tRNA1(Val) (adenine(37)-N6)-methyltransferase, with protein sequence MKDLLKQSERIDDLQVNDLKIIQNPEGFCFGIDAVLLANFVTLKKNARVVDLGTGTGIIPILLAGKSRTSHITALEIQEEVADMASRSVRLNQLEDRIKILPMDLKKAEEVLPVNSFDVVTSNPPYMHPKGLLNPEDRKSISRHEIKCSLEEVIAVASRLLKHLGRFFMVHRPQRLADIMYYCRQYKLEPKQLQFIHPTYDKKPNLLLLECRKAAKAELKVMDPLYVYDQEGNYTEEIHKIYGRKALEKEDEAVE encoded by the coding sequence ATGAAGGATTTACTAAAACAGTCAGAACGAATAGACGATTTACAAGTAAATGACTTGAAAATTATTCAAAATCCAGAAGGTTTTTGTTTTGGGATAGATGCTGTATTATTAGCTAACTTTGTAACACTGAAAAAAAATGCAAGGGTTGTAGATTTAGGGACTGGAACAGGAATCATACCAATATTATTGGCGGGAAAAAGCAGGACAAGTCATATAACAGCTTTGGAAATACAGGAAGAGGTAGCTGATATGGCAAGTCGTAGTGTCCGATTAAACCAACTAGAGGATAGAATTAAGATCCTACCTATGGACCTTAAAAAAGCAGAAGAGGTATTACCTGTCAATAGTTTTGATGTTGTTACATCCAATCCACCCTATATGCATCCAAAAGGTCTTTTAAATCCTGAAGATAGAAAGTCTATCTCAAGGCATGAAATAAAATGTAGTCTAGAGGAGGTTATTGCCGTAGCCTCTAGACTACTAAAACATTTGGGGAGGTTTTTTATGGTGCATCGTCCCCAAAGATTAGCAGATATTATGTATTACTGTAGACAGTACAAGCTAGAACCAAAGCAACTTCAATTTATTCATCCTACCTATGATAAAAAACCAAATTTACTACTATTAGAGTGTAGAAAAGCTGCCAAAGCGGAATTGAAAGTCATGGACCCTCTTTATGTTTATGATCAAGAAGGAAACTATACAGAGGAAATTCATAAAATCTACGGTAGAAAAGCTTTAGAGAAGGAGGATGAAGCTGTTGAGTAA